Below is a window of Vicugna pacos chromosome 20, VicPac4, whole genome shotgun sequence DNA.
TTTTCAAGTGGAAGTAAAATAGTGAGACTCAAAATTCAAGCACTTGATgggatagaaaaaaagaaataaaactttcttaGTTCCATATAGAAATACATAAAATTGAAGACATACTTTGAGGAAACAAAAGTCAATTAGAATTTATTTAAGAATGCTGCAAACCTGGGGGAAGAGCCAGCCCATGCTCACTCCAGGTTCAGCTCTCCCTCCAAAGCCCATGGGCACACAAGACTGTGCAGGGATGTACCCACACAGGTCATGCCTTCAAGACTGGGATAGGTAACAGTTTCACATAAtctcatagagacagagagagttaaacaaaatgagaagacagaagaatatctgttaaatgaaagaacagaagaCAACACCTGAAAAAACGTATGTGATGAAATTAGGGCTGAAACTTCCCTGAACCTGAAGAAGGAAatagatatccaggtacaggaagcacagagttgaAACACTGTAAGATTTCACTCATATATggattctaaaaaacaaaacaaagcaaacaaagaaaacaaaacaaaaataaactcagatgtagagaacaaattagtggttacagAGGGGAATGGTGTTGGGCATGGGCAAAATAGGCTAAGGGGTGGACTGTATAGTGATGAATGGCAACTAGACTTGTGATGGGAATCACTTTCTGGTGTATGCGATGTTGAATTatgatgttgtacacctgaaaattacataattttaaaaaaccaatcaATGAAAATCCTGTCTTGCCCCTTATCAGTTTTCCCTTTGTGAATTATTTCACTAATATTTCAATCATTCTGGAGCCTAGTTTACAGAGGCACTGAGAATAAGCACCAATCTATTGTTTCTCTATTACAAAGAAGTTTCATTACAGCAAATTTTTGCCTGTAATTTTACACTGTTATATCTGAAGCAATGAGAAAAGTAACTGACATATAGTgggcactcaacaaatatttattgattgactaaatgaatgaaacagtgtgtactaatttcttcttgacatgtttttttattgtttaaaccAAATGAAGAACTTCAACGTAGTCAAATGTTAGGTCAGGTAAAAAGTCTATATTATGCTAGGCTATTGTGGGAGGAATATTTGAAGACAAGAGCCGTCTTGTTCCTTAAAAATCATATTGTaggggatatagctcaagtggtagagtgcatgcttagtatgcacaaggtcctggattcaatccctaggacctcctctgaaaataaatcaataaataaacctaaaaacctcctccccaaaaaaattttttaaaaaatcatattggaAAGTGactgtctcttctttctctgtgtAGAACTAAAATTACTTTTCTTTAATTATAGCAGGAATTTCAAGAAATAATatcctgagaaaagaaaaatataaattaaaaatttttgtatcTTGACACCaaaaataattgtcttaaatTTTTCATGTTATCCAAGGAAATTTGCCATAAAAGTATTGAGGTAGATTGCGTTTTCTAGGATTCTTTTAGTCCTGAGTTCATTTTCCACAACAAGGAAAATGCcaaaatttatcatttaattttactGTGGCAAGAAGAGAGTTAGAAATTAGTATATCCACTAGGGAGTTGCTATAGTGTTTCTTGCCAAGAGATTTCCACTGAGGTTTATTATCTGTATGGAGAAAATGTCCTACAGCTTTATATAAAGAGTAAGAACCCTTCCTTAACAATTATTTTAGAGTAAAATAGGTTTCCACATCTAAACATATTTGTGATCCTTCATGCCAAATAATATTAAGAACCTATGATAAGAAGTAAAGGCACTGAACAAGAGAGAATATTCAatccttattcccaattaataTTTAATTCCAGTGGAATGTCAATTTTTGCAAGAAACGGAAGTACTACCATTGAATAACAACACTGGTTTAAAGTAGGTGTTGTATGTGAGTAGAAGTGATCTGTTTGTCTTGATTGATTTTACCGTTTTGTACAACTTCATGCAAGTTGTGATTTCTTTATGCAGAGTTGCAtacttaaaaatatgtaaataaattggCACCTTTAATAATAGTAAAACATCATTATATTTTAAAGCATtgaaaaatgtttctattttggaaaaataatctAGAAATACTGTTTGCATTAATGGGCATTTTTGTTAATTTAAGTATATGTATATTGACGTAAAACTCTTAAAATCATTAACATCAGATTCAAGCCAAGTAATGTGAGTAATTTTGGgaaatgaaagggaagaaaatgcaATCCTTATGAGACTTCTTTTAGTGGAGATAAGTACCATGTTAATATTTGGATACAacctaaagaaaaattaattggcAGGTATAGACTTATAATCAACCTGGACACTGTATTTCATGAAGATAACTGATCTAGCATTAAATCTTACACTTAACGAAGGTGTAGCCACACATATTGAACTGATTAATCCTCATAGCACAGCAAGATAGATAAGGGAGGTTCTAAATATTTAAGCAATGCATAAAAGAGACATGCTAACTACTGGCATCGGACTGGGTCCAAGTTTTCTAATTTCAtaccctgttttattttctactaCACTAgtgtttttcaaacattttaccATTGCATATagcaagttttacattttacatgatAAGCCtggtcacacatatacatatatactcacACTTGTATTggaaacaaatataataaatCAACAAAATAGTATATAACTGTTAAACGTATGATAGATTACAATTCGCAGTATGAAAAGCACTAATATATATTGTACTGTATTTTCAAGCACTAATCCCTTTAATAATCTTATATAACCAACCTGTGCAATCAATTATTGTTTGCCTTATTTTTCAAGTACTGAACATGTTGCACAGAATCATTCTTTCAGTTGCACGTGTCCTTTCATGAAAAAAGTTTTTTATTGGCAAAAGTCATTTTAGAATTTGAGGCGTAGGACTAAGGAAAAGCACTGTGTCTTGCTGTTTCTGTGTAAATCAGACCAGTCCAGCTGGAGCTCAGTGAGTTCTGTACTTACCTAAATCAACTCATATATTCAACCAGAGAATCATGAGGACCAGCAGACTAAGGATGAAAGAAATGAATACATGCGGTAAGCCAGCATGGATGGTTCTTGGGAACAATccttgcattttattattttctctaatGTAAAATCAGTTGTAACTCTCCCTTTATCTAATcattatttctataaaaatttgCTGTATTGCATTTCCTAGGTAAAATATAGAGATTCATTAGTCTTTCTTTTAGTTGTACTACAGAATACTAATTTGGGGCATTTTTACTCATATTTTTTCATCTTACAAGCATCAAATCATGTCACTGGAGTTACATCGCAGAGAAAATCCCTTCATAACTTTACTTAACTGAATAAAATGACCATGAAGAGTATTTAATACTGAAATGCAAGTCTTCACTTTGACTTAAATCCACCGACAAGAGCAACGACAGTCATGAATTCAGGCAATGAAAGTACCCCAGAGGTTTTCATTCTTCTGGGTTTCTCTGACCATCCCTGGTTGGAAATGCCACTCTTCATAATAGTGTTTGCTGCTTACATCTTCACACTAGTGGGAAACATCTCAATTATTGTGGTATCCAGGGTAGATCCTCATCTTGACAGCCCTatgtacttcttcctttccaacctcTCCTTCCTGGACCTTTGTTTTACAACAACCACAATCCCTCAACTGCTGCTGAACCTCTGGGGCCCAGATAAATCTATCAGCTATGGAGGCTGTGTGACCCAGTTTTATATGTTTCACTTCCTGGGAGCCACTGAATGCATCCTCTTAGCTGTAATGTCCTTGGATCGTTtcatggccatctgcaagcctttGAGGTACCCAGTTATCATGCATCAGCGACTCTGTATCTTCCTTGTGCTCATGGCATGGCTAAGTGGTTTGGCTAACTCCTTGCTTCAGTCATCCCTCACCATCCAGCTGCCACTTTGTGGCAACAACAAGGTAGATGATTTCCTGTGTGAGGTCCCAGTGATGATCAAGATGTCATGTGCCGACACTACATTCAATGTAGCTATGCTCTCCATCGTGGGGACATTCTAttccttgcttcctttgtcactTATCCTTGTCTCCTATGGGTTCATTGTAGCTACAGTGCTCAGAATTCGGTCCTCAGAGGGAAAGAAGAAGGCCTTTAACACATGTAGTTCTCATATCATTGTTGTATCTCTCTTCTATGGACCAGTAATTAGCATGTACGTGCAACCTTCAGCTACTATCTCCCAGGACAAGAACAAATTCATGTCCCTGTTCTACAGCTTGGTGACTCCAATGCTTAACCCTTTTATTTATACTTTGAGGAACAAGGACATGAAAGGGGCAATGATGACGCTTATTGTCTCATTGTACCAtcaaagaagagaataaaaatagccatttttataatttatattctccATATAGGACTTAGAAGGGCCCCTGTTTGAAAATTACCTCTTGATTTTACCTCCTCAAAACTGTTTGCATCCTTTAACTCTTATCTTAGCTACATACATGGGATTTTTTGAATATGATTTATTGAATATTGTTTCAGAGTGTGAATCCTGATTCTCAATTTGTCTGCAGTTTGCATGAGAGTGAGAACTATGTCATTAAGTTCCTCTATATCCATCTGAAGATTCTACTACAGGAGTCTAAAAAATGGGCAATAAAAATGCTTATTGACTGACTCCTACACAGTTAGACCAAAAGAAATCAAATCCTATCATTTTATGTGttatattgaaaaaataatacaggtaATGTAGACAACAGTTTACCTTTTTGTTATTATAGGTACGATTTAAAAGTCAATCTTTCATTTGCTAATTAACTCTTTTTATGAATTAACCAGCAAgatcaaatgagttaatacctaaTAACCTATGATCAACCCTCTCCACTACATATTCACCATCCCAACTTTTATTAATAAGATAATTCAAAAATAATATCTGATTCTTCCCTACAGGTCTCAATAGGATTTCCACTACTGAGGTCTTTGACTGAAGTAACTATTTCTATGTTCCTAAAGGGAAAATTTGAGAATTCAAATCCTGAGAAACTTCTATGTGGCATCCTACTATGGAAAGCCATTTAGCCTTCATTGAGGAGATAATTTAACTAGCATGACAAAATCAAGTATATTTGGTAGGTAGTCAAAGCATGAAATAGTTCAATCATCTACGAATCAGAGCACCAGGtgataaacagaaggaaaatagggAAAGTGGAAGGTAACAAtggggaaaatataaaataagttaaCTATTGTATCACCGATTTTGAGACAGAGGTGATGAAATAGAAATTTTGATGATGATATGAGAGTGGGGTATTCTGTTATTTTTATCAATAATATCAACTCTTCTCATTATAAATTTGTCATAATTTCATAAACTTCTTTACTCCTTACCATTATATGTTTAggataaatatttaattctttttctaaCAACTAAGTGCATTGAAAGCTCTTCATATATCTTTCCATCCTGAGTGCCACTGTATATTTGTACTTTTCACTTCTAAATGGCAAGAATAAAATCTATTGGCTCATATTGTACGAACCTCTAATACAGAGACATATTGATTGTaatcaaaaattaattatttgcaataaattaacttttaattttgctCTATGCGTTGTAATAAACTTTCCTTTGTAGACTTGGAGAGAAAGACAATACAGTTTTGCTCTTattgga
It encodes the following:
- the LOC102537515 gene encoding olfactory receptor 2B11-like, producing MNSGNESTPEVFILLGFSDHPWLEMPLFIIVFAAYIFTLVGNISIIVVSRVDPHLDSPMYFFLSNLSFLDLCFTTTTIPQLLLNLWGPDKSISYGGCVTQFYMFHFLGATECILLAVMSLDRFMAICKPLRYPVIMHQRLCIFLVLMAWLSGLANSLLQSSLTIQLPLCGNNKVDDFLCEVPVMIKMSCADTTFNVAMLSIVGTFYSLLPLSLILVSYGFIVATVLRIRSSEGKKKAFNTCSSHIIVVSLFYGPVISMYVQPSATISQDKNKFMSLFYSLVTPMLNPFIYTLRNKDMKGAMMTLIVSLYHQRRE